The following are encoded together in the Campylobacter concisus genome:
- a CDS encoding N-acetylmuramoyl-L-alanine amidase family protein, giving the protein MKRAIILFFIVCNFLFAATNSEIFAKFDKNFASSSRSAKIKFHNDIKDIYVDAIIKNDKNIKKQALTRLITSSKSLGFDSSGYIKDLNALNGVKSASTPGTATLTLLSATKVNDTLVLKFNTKIDTAKLKTSFLKQQNTYKNIMDIDGRLNGNPLTYKNFISDYIHISQYDKNTVRVIFSDKIQKTIKANATGDLLIISTQNFISNENVKTPLHKTKNKNEEVPHKEPEPNLKPQPAQSEPVAAPLPPVATGKFSRNKTIVIDPGHGGTDPGAVNGKLQEKTAVLGVAKKLGDILKARGYKVYFTRSTDVFINLRTRTKFANDKMADLFVSIHANAAPNATKAKSMHGIETFFLSPARSERSKNAAALENKSDIEEMNYFSKQTFLNVLSREKIIASNKLGIDIQKEILASARKVYAASDGSVREAPFWVLVGALMPAVLVEIGYITHPVEGEKLFNDAYQNALANGIANGIDGYFAKNR; this is encoded by the coding sequence ATGAAACGAGCGATAATCCTCTTTTTTATTGTTTGTAATTTTCTTTTTGCTGCGACAAATTCAGAGATATTTGCAAAATTTGATAAAAATTTTGCCAGCTCAAGCAGAAGTGCAAAGATTAAATTTCACAACGATATAAAAGACATCTATGTCGACGCGATCATAAAAAACGATAAAAATATAAAAAAACAAGCACTCACAAGACTCATAACCAGCTCGAAATCGCTTGGTTTTGATTCAAGTGGGTATATAAAAGATCTAAATGCACTAAATGGCGTAAAGAGCGCTAGTACGCCTGGCACCGCTACTTTGACGCTGCTTAGTGCAACCAAGGTAAATGACACTTTGGTGCTTAAGTTTAATACAAAAATTGATACCGCAAAACTAAAAACATCCTTTTTAAAGCAGCAAAATACATATAAAAACATTATGGATATTGACGGTAGATTAAATGGCAATCCGCTAACTTATAAAAATTTCATATCTGATTACATTCACATCTCGCAGTATGATAAAAATACCGTTAGAGTTATTTTTTCTGATAAGATCCAAAAGACTATAAAAGCAAATGCAACAGGTGATCTACTCATAATAAGTACACAAAATTTTATCTCAAACGAAAATGTAAAAACGCCACTTCATAAAACTAAAAACAAAAATGAAGAAGTGCCACACAAAGAGCCTGAGCCAAATTTAAAGCCTCAGCCTGCACAAAGTGAGCCAGTGGCAGCACCTTTGCCACCAGTTGCGACTGGTAAATTTTCACGCAATAAAACGATCGTCATCGACCCAGGGCATGGCGGCACTGATCCAGGTGCAGTAAATGGCAAGCTTCAGGAAAAAACTGCGGTTTTAGGTGTAGCCAAAAAACTTGGCGACATACTAAAAGCACGTGGTTACAAGGTCTATTTTACTAGATCAACCGATGTCTTTATAAATTTAAGAACAAGAACAAAATTTGCAAATGATAAGATGGCTGATCTTTTTGTTTCTATTCACGCAAATGCCGCTCCAAATGCCACAAAGGCAAAAAGTATGCACGGCATTGAGACATTTTTCTTATCGCCTGCAAGAAGCGAACGTAGCAAAAACGCAGCCGCGCTTGAGAATAAATCAGATATCGAAGAGATGAACTACTTTTCGAAGCAGACATTTCTAAACGTGCTAAGCCGCGAGAAGATCATCGCCTCAAACAAGCTTGGTATCGATATCCAAAAAGAAATTTTAGCAAGTGCTAGAAAGGTCTACGCTGCAAGTGACGGCAGTGTGAGAGAGGCGCCATTTTGGGTGCTTGTAGGTGCTCTTATGCCAGCAGTTCTTGTTGAGATCGGCTATATCACGCATCCAGTCGAGGGCGAAAAGCTCTTTAATGATGCCTACCAAAATGCTCTTGCAAACGGCATCGCAAACGGCATTGACGGATATTTTGCAAAAAATAGATGA
- the tyrS gene encoding tyrosine--tRNA ligase gives MQDIAEILQEIKRGVAEIIDFERVENLIKNYYEKGENFYVKAGFDPTAPDLHLGHTVVLNKMALLQKHGAIVQFLIGDFTAQIGDPTGKSATRKKLDQETVLKNAKTYEEQVFKILDPKKTVIMFNSKWSNELGAAGMIELTSTFSVARMLERDDFEKRIKSGSPISICEFMYPLLQGYDSVAMKCDIEMGGTDQKFNLLMGRTLQRTYNVGKEQAVIMMPLLEGLDGVNKMSKSLGNYIGVTENANDMFAKTLSISDELMWRWYELLSTKSLVEIENLMNDVQNGKYHPKKAKEDLAYEITARYHGEEAAKAAMAEFNSVHSQNQLPTDIKEFSLKAPVWIVEALSQCELSESNSQARRDIKANAVSINQEKISDEQLKLEAGEYILQVGKRKFAKVKVE, from the coding sequence ATGCAAGATATAGCTGAAATTTTACAAGAGATAAAACGCGGTGTTGCCGAGATTATTGACTTTGAAAGAGTTGAGAATTTAATAAAAAACTATTATGAAAAAGGTGAAAATTTCTATGTAAAGGCTGGCTTTGATCCAACTGCTCCAGACCTTCACTTAGGTCACACAGTCGTTTTAAACAAGATGGCACTTCTTCAAAAGCATGGTGCGATCGTGCAGTTTTTAATAGGCGATTTTACCGCTCAAATAGGCGATCCAACCGGCAAATCAGCCACCAGAAAGAAGCTAGATCAAGAGACGGTTTTAAAAAACGCTAAAACCTACGAAGAGCAAGTTTTTAAAATTTTAGATCCAAAAAAGACCGTGATAATGTTTAACTCAAAATGGTCAAATGAGCTTGGAGCTGCTGGAATGATAGAGCTAACTAGCACATTTTCAGTCGCTAGAATGCTAGAGCGCGATGATTTTGAAAAAAGGATAAAATCTGGTAGTCCAATTTCAATTTGTGAATTTATGTATCCACTTCTTCAAGGTTATGATAGCGTTGCGATGAAGTGCGATATCGAGATGGGCGGTACGGATCAGAAATTTAACCTTCTAATGGGTAGAACATTGCAGCGAACATATAACGTCGGTAAAGAGCAAGCTGTCATCATGATGCCACTTCTTGAGGGACTTGATGGCGTAAATAAGATGAGCAAGAGCCTTGGCAACTACATCGGTGTAACTGAAAACGCAAATGATATGTTTGCAAAAACGCTTAGTATAAGCGATGAGCTAATGTGGCGTTGGTACGAGCTTTTGAGCACAAAAAGTCTTGTTGAGATAGAAAATTTAATGAACGATGTTCAAAACGGCAAATATCATCCAAAAAAAGCAAAAGAGGACCTTGCGTACGAGATAACAGCAAGGTATCACGGCGAGGAAGCTGCAAAAGCTGCGATGGCTGAGTTTAATAGCGTACACTCTCAAAATCAGCTCCCAACTGACATCAAAGAATTTAGTCTAAAAGCACCAGTTTGGATCGTGGAAGCTTTATCGCAGTGTGAGTTAAGTGAGTCAAATTCTCAAGCAAGACGCGACATAAAGGCAAATGCGGTTAGCATTAATCAAGAAAAGATCAGTGATGAGCAGTTAAAATTAGAAGCAGGTGAATATATCTTGCAAGTCGGAAAGCGTAAATTTGCAAAAGTAAAGGTTGAATAG
- the mnmC gene encoding bifunctional tRNA (5-methylaminomethyl-2-thiouridine)(34)-methyltransferase MnmD/FAD-dependent 5-carboxymethylaminomethyl-2-thiouridine(34) oxidoreductase MnmC yields MKNANLSFKGQIPFNEEFGDIYFNTDKPWLESEFVFASALDEIWQSKDSFIVAETGFGAGLNFFTLCKKFKNSSKKLHFVSIEKTPIKKEDLLKIYENLGIFKAYAKKLVSLYPPLIEGIHRINFAPNITLDLCYGEAKEILPELDFNADIWFLDGFAPSKNGSIWSEEIFREIARLSRVGTIARTYSCAKIVKDGLKGAGFLLSLKEGYARKRQMSSAVLEKKDENLKDAWFARCEPLDKPKGKTALIIGAGVAGLATAGELAKNGFKVVIAEAKSEVATNGSGNHCGALMPLVTKPGVNLGRMHLNAFLQAVRFYKATLPKSLIKFNGCIDYAFDDELTKRYGSWQTQGVEDIFKFDENLKPYPGIFIKDGAYVRPREICKFLSGSFEILFNHEYESRAHLQNGKISVKFKNGKNLETDILVFCTGSKSSEIFKDYDMQISSVRGQVTHLKPILKNTLPLSAKGYICPVIKGVQVIGATYARNEICDTPKVEDNAKNLSDVSEFFDTKKAAIVGSRVGYRSYSGDRFPIIGALHDEEFYKQNYKGLFWSKNKDNNPKASYEKNVFVNFAHGSRGLCTAILGANLIADLALDRPLCIERSLFHELHPARFLIRKLKKGLKF; encoded by the coding sequence ATGAAAAATGCAAATTTAAGCTTCAAGGGACAAATTCCATTTAACGAGGAGTTTGGTGACATCTATTTTAATACCGACAAACCTTGGCTTGAGAGTGAATTTGTCTTTGCAAGTGCACTTGATGAAATTTGGCAGAGCAAAGATAGCTTCATCGTCGCTGAGACTGGCTTTGGTGCTGGGCTAAATTTTTTCACACTTTGTAAGAAATTTAAAAATAGCTCTAAAAAACTTCACTTTGTTAGTATCGAAAAAACCCCTATAAAAAAAGAAGATCTTTTAAAAATTTATGAAAATTTAGGCATTTTTAAAGCTTATGCCAAAAAGCTAGTTTCGCTCTATCCGCCACTTATTGAGGGCATACACCGTATAAATTTTGCTCCAAATATCACACTTGATCTTTGCTACGGCGAGGCTAAAGAAATTTTACCTGAGCTTGATTTTAACGCTGACATCTGGTTTCTAGACGGCTTTGCTCCAAGTAAAAATGGCTCAATCTGGAGCGAAGAAATTTTTAGAGAGATCGCAAGACTAAGCAGGGTTGGTACTATTGCTAGAACCTATTCGTGTGCAAAAATAGTAAAAGACGGTCTAAAGGGTGCTGGCTTTCTACTAAGCCTAAAAGAGGGCTATGCTAGAAAACGTCAAATGAGTAGCGCCGTGCTAGAAAAAAAGGATGAAAATTTAAAGGATGCTTGGTTTGCAAGATGCGAGCCACTGGATAAGCCAAAAGGTAAAACAGCGCTTATCATAGGAGCTGGCGTGGCTGGACTTGCAACAGCTGGCGAGCTAGCCAAAAATGGCTTTAAGGTTGTGATAGCTGAGGCAAAGAGCGAGGTGGCTACAAATGGTTCAGGCAATCACTGTGGTGCTTTGATGCCACTAGTTACAAAGCCTGGGGTAAATTTAGGTCGCATGCATTTAAACGCATTTTTGCAAGCAGTGAGATTTTACAAGGCAACTTTGCCAAAAAGCCTTATCAAATTTAACGGCTGCATCGACTACGCATTTGACGATGAACTCACTAAAAGATATGGCTCGTGGCAAACTCAAGGCGTAGAGGATATTTTTAAATTTGATGAGAACTTAAAGCCATATCCTGGCATATTTATAAAAGATGGCGCATACGTTAGACCAAGAGAAATTTGTAAATTTTTATCAGGCAGTTTTGAAATTTTATTTAATCACGAGTATGAGAGTAGGGCGCATCTACAAAACGGAAAAATCAGCGTTAAATTTAAAAATGGTAAAAATTTAGAGACTGATATTTTGGTCTTTTGTACTGGTAGTAAGAGTAGTGAAATTTTTAAGGACTACGATATGCAAATAAGCAGTGTCAGAGGCCAAGTCACGCACCTAAAACCAATACTTAAAAATACTTTACCGTTAAGCGCAAAAGGCTACATCTGCCCAGTCATTAAAGGCGTGCAAGTTATCGGTGCAACTTATGCCAGAAATGAAATTTGCGATACGCCTAAAGTTGAGGATAATGCTAAAAATTTAAGCGATGTAAGCGAGTTTTTTGACACCAAAAAAGCCGCCATTGTCGGTTCACGTGTGGGATATAGAAGCTATAGCGGAGATAGATTTCCGATAATTGGCGCTTTGCATGACGAAGAATTTTACAAGCAAAACTACAAAGGGCTATTTTGGAGCAAAAATAAAGATAACAATCCAAAAGCAAGCTACGAAAAAAATGTCTTTGTAAATTTTGCTCACGGCTCGCGAGGTCTTTGCACAGCGATACTTGGAGCAAATTTGATAGCTGATCTTGCGCTTGATCGCCCACTTTGTATAGAAAGATCGCTATTTCATGAGCTTCATCCAGCTAGATTTTTGATAAGAAAACTAAAAAAGGGATTAAAATTTTAA
- a CDS encoding nitronate monooxygenase, whose translation MELKPLKIGKYEIKYPIFQGGMGLGISWDKLAGNVSLEGGLGIISSVGTGYYENRKFINKELNAKPFGSENFYSTRGLRAIIENARKICGDLPLGVNIMYAANDYARVVKDACEAGINIIVSGAGLPTNLPEFTQNFKEVALVPIISSAKALKIICKRWLQRYDRLPDAVVLEGPLSGGHQGFTYEQCLDPEFSLFNLIPQVKAEIKEWGDFPLIAAGGIWDKNDIEKAISLGADGVQMGTRFIGTHECDADIGFKEVILAAEEKDIELIKSPVGYPARGIRTNLINLVEKRMGPKIQCISNCVSPCQRGKGAKEVGYCIADRLFDSFSGKKETGLFFTGANGYKLKELISVKELMHKLVHGE comes from the coding sequence ATGGAGTTAAAGCCATTAAAAATAGGAAAATATGAGATAAAGTATCCGATATTTCAAGGCGGTATGGGACTTGGTATCAGCTGGGACAAACTAGCTGGTAATGTAAGCTTAGAAGGCGGTCTTGGAATAATCAGCTCAGTTGGCACAGGATATTATGAAAATCGTAAATTTATAAACAAAGAGCTAAATGCAAAGCCATTTGGAAGTGAAAATTTCTACTCAACAAGAGGTCTTAGAGCAATTATTGAGAATGCACGAAAAATTTGTGGAGATTTGCCACTTGGCGTAAATATAATGTATGCTGCAAATGATTACGCAAGAGTGGTAAAAGACGCTTGTGAAGCCGGTATAAATATCATCGTATCAGGTGCTGGACTACCTACGAATTTGCCAGAATTTACACAAAATTTTAAAGAGGTTGCACTAGTTCCTATTATCTCAAGTGCAAAAGCGCTAAAGATCATCTGTAAACGTTGGCTACAAAGATATGACCGCTTACCAGATGCTGTCGTGCTTGAGGGGCCACTAAGCGGCGGACACCAGGGCTTTACTTACGAGCAGTGCCTTGATCCTGAGTTTTCGCTATTTAATCTAATCCCACAAGTAAAAGCCGAGATAAAAGAGTGGGGCGACTTTCCGCTCATCGCAGCCGGTGGAATTTGGGATAAAAATGATATCGAAAAAGCAATATCGCTAGGAGCAGACGGCGTTCAAATGGGTACACGCTTTATCGGCACTCATGAGTGTGACGCAGATATTGGCTTTAAAGAAGTGATACTAGCAGCCGAGGAAAAGGACATAGAGCTTATAAAAAGTCCAGTTGGCTATCCGGCTCGTGGGATTAGAACAAATTTGATAAATTTGGTAGAAAAAAGGATGGGACCAAAGATCCAGTGCATAAGCAACTGTGTGAGCCCTTGTCAAAGGGGCAAAGGGGCTAAAGAGGTTGGATATTGCATCGCTGATAGGCTGTTTGACTCATTTAGTGGCAAAAAAGAGACAGGGTTATTTTTCACTGGAGCAAACGGGTATAAACTAAAAGAGCTAATAAGTGTAAAAGAGTTAATGCACAAGCTGGTACATGGTGAATGA
- the putP gene encoding sodium/proline symporter PutP gives MSFGSYLAIAIYFGFLLFIGRYFYDKNASMNEYLLDNRRMGPVVTALSAGASDMSGWMLLGVPGALYATGIANVWMIIGLIIGAYCNYLFLAKRLRIYTEVASDSITIPDFLENRFKDRTKILRIISGLIILIFFTLYVSSGIIAGGKTFESFFGLKFAYGAVFTLVIVVFYTFFGGFKAVSITDAFQGLLMFCVLVSIPVVAYLNLDLPSDTNLIKEISKLDANHLNPFRDQTFWGILGLMAWGFGYFGQPHIIVRFMAIRDSKELAKARRIGIGWMSIGLLGAIMSGLIGFVYFSQRGGLSDPETVFLKLGELLFPPFFIGIIISAVLSAIMSTISSQLLVTSSSVTKDFIFAFYKKEISQNTQTAISRYAVVVVAIVATVLAFISTDNVLNVVGNAWAGFGASFGPVLLFSLYWKRMSALGALAGMIAGGATVIFWITSGLNTYVYEILPGIIASCIAIISVSIWGDAINKMTSEPHEQIIKDEFEKMKTRL, from the coding sequence ATGAGCTTTGGGTCTTATTTAGCCATCGCCATCTATTTTGGCTTTTTGCTCTTTATCGGACGATATTTCTACGATAAAAATGCAAGTATGAACGAATATCTGCTAGATAACCGTCGAATGGGTCCAGTGGTTACTGCACTTAGTGCTGGTGCTTCTGATATGAGTGGTTGGATGCTACTTGGCGTGCCCGGAGCATTATACGCAACTGGCATAGCAAATGTGTGGATGATAATCGGTCTTATCATTGGAGCTTACTGCAACTATTTATTTTTAGCAAAGAGGCTTAGAATTTACACTGAAGTTGCGAGTGATAGCATCACGATACCAGACTTTTTAGAAAATCGCTTTAAAGATAGGACTAAAATTTTAAGAATCATCTCTGGTCTTATCATTTTGATATTTTTCACACTTTATGTAAGTAGCGGCATCATCGCTGGAGGAAAGACATTTGAGAGCTTTTTTGGTTTAAAATTTGCCTACGGAGCGGTCTTTACACTTGTTATAGTGGTCTTTTACACATTTTTTGGTGGATTTAAAGCAGTTAGTATAACTGACGCATTTCAGGGGCTTTTGATGTTTTGTGTCCTAGTCTCGATCCCAGTCGTGGCATATCTAAATTTAGACTTGCCAAGTGATACAAATTTGATAAAAGAGATAAGCAAGCTTGATGCAAATCACCTAAACCCATTTAGAGATCAAACTTTTTGGGGAATTTTAGGACTTATGGCTTGGGGATTTGGCTATTTTGGTCAGCCACACATCATTGTTAGATTTATGGCTATACGTGATTCAAAAGAGCTTGCCAAAGCAAGAAGGATCGGCATTGGTTGGATGAGTATTGGGTTGCTTGGTGCGATTATGAGTGGACTTATAGGTTTTGTCTACTTTAGTCAAAGAGGCGGGCTTAGCGATCCTGAAACGGTGTTTTTAAAGCTTGGTGAGCTACTTTTCCCACCATTTTTTATAGGTATTATCATCTCAGCTGTACTTTCAGCGATAATGAGTACTATCTCAAGTCAGCTTTTAGTTACATCTAGCTCGGTAACAAAGGACTTTATCTTTGCATTCTATAAAAAAGAGATTAGTCAAAATACGCAAACAGCGATCAGTCGCTATGCTGTCGTAGTAGTAGCCATAGTTGCTACTGTACTTGCTTTTATCTCAACAGATAATGTTCTAAACGTCGTTGGCAACGCTTGGGCTGGATTTGGCGCGAGCTTTGGACCAGTGCTACTTTTTAGCCTTTACTGGAAGCGCATGAGTGCACTTGGAGCATTAGCTGGTATGATAGCTGGAGGTGCGACCGTAATATTTTGGATCACTTCAGGGCTAAACACTTACGTTTATGAAATTTTACCTGGCATCATAGCTTCTTGCATAGCGATCATTAGCGTAAGTATCTGGGGAGATGCGATAAATAAAATGACGAGCGAACCTCACGAGCAAATTATAAAAGATGAATTTGAAAAGATGAAAACAAGGCTTTAA